One genomic window of Pseudomonadota bacterium includes the following:
- a CDS encoding MlaD family protein, producing MADETPIPDLADLPEAVAKTKKRGSLQLVWIVPIVAAVIGAWLAVQAFIERGPTITVRFKTAEGLEAGKTRIKYKEVDIGLVTEVVLGEDRKTVVATAELSKQAESFLVEDTRFWVVRPRVAGGQVSGLGTLLSGSYVGIDPGKASKSRRSFKGLETAPIVTGDRPGRQFVLRADELGSLEIGSPVYFRRLQVGEVIGFKLAKDGTEVSFRIFVRAPYDRFVTADTRFWNASGVDVALDAGGFRVQTQSLTSILLGGIAFQTPPDVEPGPPSEPNTRFTLFANQGEAFEHPDTVAETYLLLFDESVRGLSVGAAVDFRGLTIGEVTAIGLEIHPTTMEIHSPVEIRIYPDRLRARLLNPVSPARDLVESVRRYVDRGLRGQLRSGNLLTGQRYVALDFFPNAPKITLDTTRTPLQIPTMPGTFEELQTMLESIVTQLERVPFEQIGDDVHRALVRLDPLLQAADKLVKDLGTGIAPELHATLGQARQTLATAEHGLLAADAPVQTDVRETLREVRRATEALRNLSDFLERHPESLIRGKQEGRP from the coding sequence GTGGCTGACGAAACGCCCATTCCGGATCTGGCCGATCTCCCCGAAGCCGTCGCGAAGACAAAGAAGCGCGGCTCGCTGCAACTCGTCTGGATCGTGCCCATCGTGGCGGCCGTCATCGGCGCCTGGCTGGCCGTCCAGGCATTCATCGAGCGCGGGCCGACCATCACCGTCAGGTTCAAGACCGCCGAGGGCCTGGAGGCCGGCAAGACCAGGATAAAATACAAAGAGGTCGACATCGGCCTGGTCACCGAGGTCGTTCTCGGCGAGGACCGCAAGACCGTCGTCGCCACGGCAGAGCTCAGCAAACAGGCCGAGTCGTTCCTGGTCGAGGACACGCGTTTCTGGGTGGTGCGGCCAAGAGTCGCCGGGGGCCAGGTGTCCGGCCTCGGGACACTCCTGTCCGGGTCCTATGTCGGCATCGATCCGGGCAAGGCCAGTAAGTCGCGGCGCAGTTTCAAGGGTCTCGAAACCGCGCCCATCGTCACCGGCGATCGGCCCGGCCGGCAGTTCGTCCTGCGCGCCGACGAGCTGGGTTCGCTCGAGATCGGATCTCCCGTGTATTTCCGCCGCCTACAGGTCGGTGAGGTCATCGGGTTCAAGCTGGCAAAGGACGGCACGGAGGTATCGTTCCGCATCTTCGTGCGTGCCCCTTACGACCGCTTCGTCACCGCCGACACCCGCTTCTGGAACGCCAGCGGCGTGGATGTGGCGCTCGATGCCGGCGGGTTCCGGGTCCAGACGCAGTCACTGACCTCCATCCTGCTCGGCGGCATCGCCTTCCAGACCCCACCCGATGTCGAGCCGGGTCCGCCTTCGGAGCCCAACACCCGGTTCACGCTGTTCGCCAACCAGGGCGAGGCGTTCGAGCACCCGGACACGGTCGCGGAAACCTATCTGCTCCTGTTCGATGAGTCGGTGCGCGGGTTATCGGTCGGGGCGGCGGTCGATTTCCGCGGCCTCACCATCGGCGAGGTGACCGCGATCGGTCTCGAAATCCATCCCACCACGATGGAGATCCACAGCCCGGTAGAGATCCGTATCTACCCCGATCGCCTGCGGGCCCGCTTGCTGAATCCCGTAAGCCCGGCTCGCGACCTCGTTGAGAGTGTACGACGCTATGTCGATCGCGGCCTGCGCGGCCAGTTGCGCAGCGGGAATCTGTTGACGGGCCAGCGCTACGTGGCATTGGATTTCTTCCCCAATGCCCCGAAGATCACCCTCGATACGACACGCACGCCGCTCCAGATCCCGACCATGCCGGGGACCTTCGAGGAGTTGCAGACCATGCTCGAGAGTATCGTGACCCAGCTCGAGCGAGTACCGTTCGAACAGATCGGCGACGACGTCCACAGGGCCCTGGTGAGGCTCGATCCATTGCTCCAGGCGGCGGACAAGCTGGTTAAGGACCTCGGCACCGGGATCGCGCCCGAGTTGCACGCGACCCTCGGGCAGGCACGCCAGACGCTCGCCACCGCGGAGCATGGTTTATTGGCGGCGGACGCACCCGTGCAGACCGATGTGCGGGAGACGCTGCGCGAGGTCCGGCGCGCGACCGAGGCGCTCCGTAATCTAAGCGATTTTCTCGAACGCCATCCGGAATCGCTGATCCGGGGTAAGCAGGAGGGCCGGCCATGA
- a CDS encoding paraquat-inducible protein A, which yields MRAISAARFGLLACHACGLLHRSTAQTHASMCRRCGARLHPRKPASVARTSALLISAYLLYIPANVLPVMETGSLFGAQTDTIMSGVVFLVVTGSWPLAALIFFASIVVPLAKLGALTVLTVSVQRRATWAPERRARIFRIVAFIGRWSMLDIFVAAILAALVQFQAFATIRAGPGAIAFGAVVVLTMFAAETFDPRLIWDPIEERRG from the coding sequence GTGAGGGCCATCAGCGCCGCTCGATTCGGTCTCCTCGCGTGTCACGCCTGCGGTCTCTTGCACCGTTCGACCGCCCAAACGCACGCCTCGATGTGCAGGCGCTGCGGCGCGCGGCTGCACCCGCGCAAGCCCGCCAGCGTGGCGCGCACCTCCGCGCTGTTGATCTCGGCTTATCTCCTCTATATCCCGGCCAATGTCCTGCCGGTGATGGAAACCGGTTCGCTGTTCGGCGCGCAGACCGACACCATCATGAGCGGTGTCGTGTTCCTCGTCGTCACGGGCTCATGGCCGCTCGCGGCGCTCATCTTCTTCGCGAGCATCGTGGTGCCGCTCGCGAAGCTCGGTGCCCTCACCGTTCTCACCGTATCCGTTCAACGCCGCGCCACGTGGGCGCCGGAGCGGCGCGCGCGCATCTTCCGGATCGTTGCGTTCATCGGCCGGTGGTCGATGCTCGACATCTTCGTGGCCGCGATCCTGGCCGCGCTGGTGCAGTTCCAGGCGTTCGCGACCATCCGGGCCGGTCCGGGCGCGATCGCCTTCGGTGCCGTCGTGGTGCTCACCATGTTTGCCGCAGAGACCTTCGATCCGCGGCTGATCTGGGACCCGATCGAGGAACGCCGTGGCTGA
- a CDS encoding paraquat-inducible protein A: MKKPLRSRPFFSTQSLVACRECDLLQRAVVLSEGGTARCPRCDALLYRKVPDSLDRTLAYALAAATLFVIANTFPILGLDSQGNHTSTTVFGTVQALHATGMSAVAALVFVTTILIPAIDLATLLYLLVPLKFGRLPPGVPALLRLIQAVKPWGMVEVFLLGMLVSLVKLAHLASVHIGVALWSFAALMLLLCATAASFDAQSIWARVRALP; the protein is encoded by the coding sequence GTGAAAAAGCCGTTGCGCTCGCGACCATTTTTTTCGACGCAGAGCCTGGTCGCCTGTCGGGAGTGCGACCTGCTCCAGCGCGCGGTCGTGCTTTCCGAGGGTGGGACGGCGCGCTGCCCGCGCTGTGACGCGCTGCTGTACCGGAAGGTCCCCGACAGCCTCGATCGCACCCTCGCCTATGCGCTCGCGGCCGCGACGCTCTTCGTGATCGCCAACACCTTCCCGATCCTGGGCCTCGATTCCCAGGGCAACCACACCTCGACGACGGTGTTCGGTACGGTGCAGGCCCTGCACGCGACGGGCATGAGCGCGGTCGCGGCGCTGGTGTTCGTGACCACCATCCTGATACCGGCGATCGATCTCGCCACCCTGCTCTACCTGTTGGTGCCGCTCAAGTTCGGGCGGCTCCCGCCCGGGGTGCCGGCGCTGTTACGCCTGATCCAGGCGGTCAAGCCCTGGGGGATGGTCGAGGTGTTCCTGCTCGGCATGCTGGTGTCGCTGGTGAAGCTCGCCCATCTCGCCAGCGTGCACATCGGTGTGGCGCTTTGGTCGTTCGCCGCGCTCATGCTGCTCCTGTGCGCGACGGCGGCGTCCTTCGATGCCCAGAGCATCTGGGCGCGGGTGCGGGCATTGCCGTGA